One segment of Panicum virgatum strain AP13 chromosome 3K, P.virgatum_v5, whole genome shotgun sequence DNA contains the following:
- the LOC120696998 gene encoding FAS1 domain-containing protein SELMODRAFT_448915-like, protein MASTFLATMSLLIAQMVSASSTTTAAIPSPQTVSSDIANTVQEMQQARYFTFVMLVRMVQEKIPRNTTFLMPSDRLMSTASISQNQVLEFLSRHSIAAPLKFNDLIRLPDGTVVPTRHSGDTITVTSSRHQKLYFNGIELTSPDLCHSGESFRCHGINGVIRPTAARRVKAATCTRYAAPTSVAPELPLAENQSLSTSSLRSPNIGSATIPAHEPAAESSQCSDTSMSKIRLASTTLVTALMFYIF, encoded by the coding sequence ATGGCATCCACCTTCCTTGCAACAATGAGCCTGCTCATCGCTCAAATGGTGTCCGCTTCCAGCACCACCACTGCAGCCATACCTTCCCCGCAGACAGTCAGCAGTGACATCGCCAACACGGTGCAGGAGATGCAGCAGGCGCGCTACTTCACCTTTGTCATGCTCGTCAGGATGGTGCAGGAGAAGATACCGCGCAACACCACCTTCCTGATGCCCAGCGACAGGCTGATGTCCACGGCATCAATCTCCCAAAACCAGGTGCTAGAGTTCTTGTCCAGGCATTCCATCGCGGCGCCTCTGAAGTTCAATGATCTCATAAGGCTTCCCGATGGAACGGTAGTTCCCACCCGCCACTCAGGAGACACAATCACAGTGACCAGCAGCAGGCATCAGAAGCTCTATTTCAACGGCATCGAGCTCACTAGTCCTGATCTCTGCCACTCAGGGGAATCATTCAGGTGCCATGGAATAAACGGAGTCATAAGGCCAACAGCAGCACGGAGAGTAAAAGCAGCGACTTGCACTCGCTATGCTGCTCCAACTTCTGTAGCACCAGAGCTACCTTTGGCTGAAAACCAATCCTTGAGCACATCTTCTCTACGATCTCCCAACATAGGTTCTGCCACGATCCCTGCCCATGAACCTGCAGCAGAAAGCTCCCAATGTTCAGACACTTCTATGTCAAAAATTAGATTGGCTAGTACTACTTTGGTGACAGCATTGATGTTTTACATTTTCTAA
- the LOC120696997 gene encoding bZIP transcription factor 1-B-like isoform X3 has translation MIPPYGTPPPPYVMYPPGVYAHPSMPPGAHPFTTYAMTSPNGYADATGTTAAAGDTDRKPSEGKDKSPTKRSKGSLGSLNMLTGKNPTEHGKTSGASANGATSQSGESGSESSSEGSEGNSQNDSHHKESGQEQDGDVRSSQNGASRSPSEGKLNQTMAIMPMPSSGPVPGPTTNLNIGMDYWANTASSAPAIHGKVTPTTVTGAVVPAEQWIQGRSRSSWSAIRFLAAEDERELKRQRRKQSNRESARRSRLRKQAECEELAQHADVLKQENASLRDEVNRIRKEYEELLSKNNSLKEKLEGKQHKTDEAGLNKLQHSGDDSQKKGN, from the exons ATGATCCCACCATATGGAACACCGCCACCGCCATATGTCATGTACCCTCCTGGAGTATATGCTCACCCGTCTATGCCCCCG GGTGCACATCCATTCACTACTTATGCTATGACTTCTCCAAATGGCTATGCTGATGCTACT GGAACTACTGCAGCAGCTGGTGATACTGACAGGAAGCCCTCTGAAGGCAAAGACAAAAGTCCAACAAAAAGATCCAAAGGTAGTTTAGGTAGCTTGAACATGCTTACTGGGAAGAATCCTACCGAACATGGTAAGACCTCAGGAGCATCAGCTAATGGAGCCACTTCTCAAAG TGGGGAAAGCGGTAGTGAAAGTTCAAGTGAAGGGAGCGAAGGAAATTCTCAGAAT GATTCACATCACAAGGAAAGTGGACAGGAACAGGATGGAG ATGTTCGAAGTTCCCAGAATGGTGCATCACGCTCACCATCTGAGGGAAAATTGAACCAGACTATGGCAATCATGCCAATGCCATCAAGTGGCCCAGTACCTGGTCCAACTACAAACCTCAATATAGGGATGGATTATTGGGCCAACACAGCAAGCTCCGCTCCTGCAATTCATGGCAAAGTGACCCCGACAACAGTTACAGGTGCTGTGGTCCCAGCCGAGCAGTGGATACAG GGGAGATCTCGTAGTTCTTGGTCTGCTATACGTTTCCTGGCAGCAGAG GATGAACGCGAACtcaaaaggcaaagaaggaagCAGTCCAACAGGGAGTCGGCACGCAGATCTAGGTTGCGTAAACAG GCTGAGTGTGAAGAGTTAGCTCAACATGCTGATGTTTTAAAGCAGGAAAATGCTTCACTTAGAGATGAAGTTAACCGTATCAGAAAAGAGTACGAGGAGCTTCTATCAAAGAATAACTCACTAAAG GAAAAACTCGAAGGCAAACAGCACAAAACTGATGAGGCAGGACTTAACAAGCTGCAACATTCTGGCGATGATAGCCAGAAAAAGGGAAACTAA